In Streptomyces canus, one DNA window encodes the following:
- a CDS encoding DUF6445 family protein, which translates to MSMPQRSQRPLPVLPYRKPTKGRDYWVIDDVLPDVDAVRERCLAKDDWVKGYPYTSETWPGLRTMPGLEPAELGRVERLVKRATGVKELWVQRAPGGGTLNHNCVQVVGEGESEPRPHTDSRALCRYAAVLYLNPGVPKDCGTSFYRQAMPGGRLGGNVVQAPHNNLVEALGTRFVAPDAFEEDVRVPHRYNRLLLYNANLVHSATGYSGSTLEEKRMTAVFFWMA; encoded by the coding sequence ATGTCCATGCCACAGCGGTCGCAGCGGCCGCTTCCCGTCCTCCCCTACCGCAAGCCCACCAAGGGCCGCGACTACTGGGTGATCGACGACGTGCTCCCGGACGTCGACGCCGTACGGGAACGCTGTCTCGCCAAGGACGACTGGGTGAAGGGATATCCGTACACCTCGGAGACCTGGCCGGGACTGCGGACCATGCCGGGGCTCGAACCCGCCGAACTCGGGAGGGTCGAGCGGCTGGTGAAGCGGGCGACCGGAGTCAAGGAGCTGTGGGTGCAGCGGGCGCCCGGCGGGGGCACCCTCAACCACAACTGCGTGCAGGTCGTGGGGGAGGGCGAGAGCGAGCCCCGGCCGCACACCGACTCGCGTGCGCTGTGCCGATACGCCGCCGTGCTGTATCTCAACCCCGGCGTCCCCAAGGACTGCGGCACCAGCTTCTACCGGCAGGCCATGCCCGGCGGCCGGCTCGGCGGCAACGTGGTGCAGGCCCCGCACAACAACCTCGTCGAGGCCCTCGGCACCCGGTTCGTCGCGCCGGACGCCTTCGAGGAGGACGTGCGCGTGCCGCACCGGTACAACCGGCTGCTCCTCTACAACGCCAACCTCGTGCACAGCGCGACCGGTTACTCCGGCAGCACACTGGAGGAGAAGCGGATGACGGCCGTCTTCTTCTGGATGGCGTGA
- a CDS encoding glycoside hydrolase family 13 protein, whose amino-acid sequence MTARTTTPDLSGKDPDWWRQAVVYQVYPRSFADADGDGLGDIRGVTERLTHLAALGADALWLSPFYPSELADGGYDVADYRDVDPRLGTLDDFDAMVTEAHRLGLKVIVDLVPNHTSHQHVWFQEALAAGPGSAARERYVFRDGRGAHGELPPTDWQSVFGGSAWRRVPDGQWYLHLFAPEQPDLNWSHDEVREDFRTTLRFWSDRGVDGFRVDVAHALAKDLTEPLRDLGDLPGVAEEALGHLPPGGHPYWDRDEVHEIYRDWRAILDSYTPPRMAVAEAWVPGPRRALYARADELGQAFNFEYLQTAWDAGELRQVITDSLTTARAAHASATWVLSNHDVVRHASRLVLPPGTDENAWLLSGGHAPAVDGHRGLRRARAATLLMLALPGSSYVYQGEELGLPEVADLPFEVLQDPIWEQTGRVRKGRDGCRVPLPWTTSGPSYGFGAGGAWLPQPEWFAGYAVEAQDGVEGSTLELYRTALRLRRKLLQGEDLTWADASPAGVLDFVRHEGWRCVTNLSDRAVPLPAGAVLLSSSPLEDGLLGPDTTAWLG is encoded by the coding sequence GTGACCGCCCGCACCACCACGCCCGACCTCTCCGGCAAGGATCCCGACTGGTGGCGGCAGGCCGTCGTCTACCAGGTCTATCCGCGCAGTTTCGCCGACGCCGACGGTGACGGCCTCGGGGACATCAGGGGCGTCACCGAGCGCCTCACGCACCTGGCCGCCCTCGGCGCCGACGCCCTGTGGCTGAGCCCCTTCTACCCCTCCGAGCTCGCCGACGGAGGCTATGACGTCGCCGACTACCGGGACGTCGACCCGCGCCTCGGGACGCTCGACGACTTCGACGCGATGGTCACCGAAGCACACCGGCTCGGGCTGAAGGTGATCGTCGACCTCGTCCCCAACCACACCTCCCACCAGCACGTCTGGTTCCAGGAGGCCCTCGCCGCCGGCCCCGGATCCGCGGCGCGCGAGCGGTACGTGTTCCGGGACGGGCGCGGCGCGCACGGCGAACTCCCGCCCACCGACTGGCAGTCCGTCTTCGGCGGCAGCGCCTGGCGGCGGGTGCCGGACGGGCAGTGGTACCTGCATCTGTTCGCCCCCGAACAGCCCGACCTCAACTGGTCGCACGACGAGGTCCGCGAGGACTTCCGCACCACCCTGCGCTTCTGGTCCGACCGCGGGGTCGACGGCTTCCGCGTGGACGTGGCGCACGCGCTGGCCAAGGACCTGACCGAGCCGTTGCGCGACCTCGGTGACCTGCCCGGCGTCGCGGAGGAGGCCCTGGGGCACCTGCCGCCGGGCGGCCATCCCTACTGGGACCGCGACGAGGTCCACGAGATCTACCGCGACTGGCGCGCGATCCTCGACTCCTACACCCCGCCCCGCATGGCCGTCGCCGAGGCCTGGGTCCCGGGCCCGCGCCGCGCGCTGTACGCCCGCGCGGACGAACTCGGCCAGGCCTTCAACTTCGAGTACCTCCAGACCGCCTGGGACGCCGGCGAGCTGCGCCAGGTCATCACCGACTCCCTCACCACCGCCCGCGCGGCCCACGCCTCGGCCACCTGGGTGCTCTCCAACCACGACGTCGTACGGCACGCCTCCCGCCTCGTCCTCCCGCCCGGCACCGACGAGAACGCCTGGCTGCTGTCCGGCGGCCACGCGCCCGCCGTCGACGGACACCGGGGCCTGCGACGCGCTCGCGCGGCCACGCTGCTCATGCTCGCGCTGCCGGGATCGTCGTACGTCTACCAAGGCGAGGAACTCGGTCTGCCCGAGGTCGCCGACCTGCCCTTCGAGGTGCTCCAGGACCCGATCTGGGAGCAGACGGGCCGGGTCCGCAAGGGGCGCGACGGATGCCGGGTGCCGCTGCCGTGGACGACGAGCGGTCCGTCGTACGGCTTCGGAGCCGGCGGTGCCTGGCTGCCGCAGCCGGAGTGGTTCGCCGGGTACGCCGTGGAGGCCCAGGACGGTGTCGAGGGCTCCACGCTGGAGCTGTACCGCACCGCCCTGCGCCTGCGCCGCAAGCTCCTTCAGGGGGAGGACCTCACCTGGGCGGACGCCTCCCCGGCCGGCGTGCTGGACTTCGTCCGGCACGAGGGCTGGCGATGCGTCACCAATCTGTCGGACCGGGCCGTCCCGCTCCCGGCGGGGGCGGTACTGCTCAGCAGCAGCCCGCTGGAGGACGGGCTGCTGGGGCCCGACACGACCGCCTGGCTCGGCTAG
- a CDS encoding YihY/virulence factor BrkB family protein, protein MSAEPCSGAARRPRRRWPRPPAAWWPALRRTPVSLWNDDLSDDAAALTYYAILAVLPAMLATVLAFGMISPDTAEEFVRHVTAYAPAESGTDLHSVLTHALGNGRTAWPLPAAGAASALWSASSYLAVFRRSLHRMHRVEDRRSPWRTAPRIALTALLLLGLLLVGSLTLLLTGPLAQAAGRTLGVDGTASWAWSLLRWPVLLCLVALLVVVVFRTGPAPARRRGHSLPGGALAAALWLTVSACFSAYASTLGAYSRLYGSLAGVVVFLIWLWLSNLALLTGAQFAAELAGARGRSTGKSPAP, encoded by the coding sequence ATGTCCGCTGAACCCTGCTCCGGCGCCGCCCGCCGGCCCCGACGCCGGTGGCCCCGGCCGCCCGCCGCCTGGTGGCCCGCGCTGCGCCGCACCCCGGTGTCGCTGTGGAACGACGATCTCTCGGACGACGCGGCGGCGCTGACGTACTACGCGATCCTCGCGGTGCTGCCGGCGATGCTCGCCACCGTCCTGGCGTTCGGCATGATCAGCCCGGACACGGCGGAGGAGTTCGTCCGGCACGTCACCGCGTACGCCCCCGCCGAGTCCGGTACCGACCTGCACTCCGTCCTGACCCACGCGCTCGGCAACGGCCGCACGGCCTGGCCCCTGCCGGCGGCCGGTGCGGCCAGTGCCCTGTGGTCGGCGTCCAGCTACCTCGCCGTCTTCCGCCGCTCCCTGCACCGCATGCACCGCGTCGAGGACCGGCGTTCGCCCTGGCGCACGGCTCCCCGCATCGCGCTCACCGCGCTCCTGCTGCTCGGGCTGCTCCTGGTCGGCTCGCTCACCCTGCTGCTGACCGGCCCGCTCGCGCAGGCCGCGGGCCGCACCCTGGGCGTGGACGGCACCGCCTCCTGGGCGTGGAGCCTGCTGCGCTGGCCCGTGCTGCTGTGCCTGGTGGCGCTCCTGGTCGTGGTCGTGTTCCGCACCGGCCCGGCACCGGCGCGCCGGCGCGGCCACAGCCTGCCGGGCGGGGCGCTCGCCGCGGCCCTGTGGCTGACGGTCTCCGCCTGCTTCTCGGCGTACGCCTCGACGCTCGGCGCCTACAGCCGGCTCTACGGCTCGCTCGCCGGCGTCGTCGTCTTCCTGATCTGGCTGTGGCTGTCGAACCTGGCCCTGCTCACGGGAGCGCAGTTCGCGGCGGAACTCGCGGGGGCCCGTGGTCGGAGCACGGGGAAGTCCCCGGCGCCGTAG
- a CDS encoding sugar ABC transporter substrate-binding protein has product MRPIPSVMAVCVSALLLTSCGVGSSDTAVSPKKGNDITLGLLLPDRDTSRFDRFDYPLIKKEVATLTRGKGKVSYANAGASEKRQSRQFQQMVADKVDVILVDAVDAKAIEPDVQKAKDAGIPVIAYDRLAQGPIDAYVSHDNELVGEVQGRAVVEALGDKAETSKIVMMNGSLADPNTALFKKGALDELNGKVVIAKQYDTKDWLPSVAKANMKAAISSFGLNNIAAVYSANDDMAGAVIDELKEAGATKIPPVTGQDASLAAVQRVVSGEQYMTVYKSFLLEATNAAQIAVYKIQGRGLQFDALIRDKVDSPTQKDIPSLLVPVVALTRDNIQQTVIKDGVYTVKQICTAEYAADCAAIGLK; this is encoded by the coding sequence ATGCGCCCCATCCCCTCCGTCATGGCCGTCTGTGTGTCGGCCCTTCTGCTCACCTCCTGCGGGGTGGGCAGCAGCGACACCGCGGTGAGCCCCAAGAAGGGCAACGACATCACGCTGGGTCTGCTGCTCCCCGACCGGGACACCAGCCGCTTCGACCGGTTCGACTACCCGCTCATCAAGAAGGAGGTCGCGACCCTCACCCGCGGCAAGGGCAAGGTCAGTTACGCCAACGCCGGGGCGAGCGAGAAGCGGCAGAGCCGGCAGTTCCAGCAGATGGTCGCCGACAAGGTGGACGTGATCCTGGTGGACGCGGTGGACGCCAAGGCGATCGAGCCGGATGTCCAGAAGGCGAAGGACGCGGGCATACCCGTCATCGCCTACGACCGGCTCGCCCAGGGCCCCATCGACGCGTATGTCTCGCACGACAACGAGCTCGTCGGCGAGGTGCAGGGCCGGGCCGTCGTCGAGGCGCTCGGTGACAAGGCCGAGACCAGCAAGATCGTCATGATGAACGGCTCCCTCGCCGACCCCAACACCGCCCTGTTCAAGAAGGGCGCGCTGGACGAGCTCAACGGCAAGGTCGTCATCGCCAAGCAGTACGACACCAAGGACTGGCTGCCGTCGGTCGCCAAGGCCAACATGAAGGCGGCGATCTCCTCGTTCGGACTGAACAACATCGCCGCCGTCTACTCGGCCAACGACGACATGGCGGGCGCGGTCATCGACGAACTCAAGGAGGCGGGGGCCACGAAGATCCCGCCGGTGACCGGGCAGGACGCGAGCCTCGCCGCGGTGCAGCGGGTCGTGTCGGGTGAGCAGTACATGACCGTGTACAAGTCCTTCCTGCTGGAGGCGACCAACGCGGCACAGATCGCGGTGTACAAGATCCAGGGCCGCGGCCTCCAGTTCGACGCGCTCATCCGCGACAAGGTCGACAGCCCCACCCAGAAGGACATCCCGTCCCTGCTGGTGCCGGTGGTCGCGCTGACCAGGGACAACATCCAGCAGACGGTGATCAAGGACGGCGTGTACACCGTGAAGCAGATCTGCACCGCCGAGTACGCGGCGGACTGTGCGGCGATCGGCCTCAAGTAG
- a CDS encoding DUF2231 domain-containing protein: MGLVNGLPAHVLLVHFVVVLVPLTALALTAGAILPRVAQRMGVVLPLLALITLVSVPLTTGAGEWLEEHVGDDALVRRHAELGDGLLPWALGLFVLSAVIWWAARRTAAAGPAASGGTRWSTLPVRAAAVVLSLVVSAGAVVDVYRIGDSGAKAAWHGGFSKTATGTDGDSR; the protein is encoded by the coding sequence ATGGGCCTGGTCAACGGCCTCCCCGCGCACGTCCTGTTGGTGCACTTCGTCGTCGTACTCGTCCCCCTGACCGCGCTCGCTCTGACGGCCGGCGCGATCCTGCCGAGGGTGGCGCAGCGCATGGGTGTCGTGCTGCCGCTGCTCGCCCTGATCACGCTCGTGAGCGTGCCGCTCACCACGGGGGCCGGGGAGTGGCTGGAGGAACACGTCGGCGACGACGCGCTGGTGCGCCGCCACGCGGAACTGGGCGACGGCCTGCTGCCCTGGGCGCTGGGCCTGTTCGTGCTCTCGGCCGTCATCTGGTGGGCGGCCCGCCGTACGGCCGCGGCCGGACCGGCCGCCTCGGGCGGTACGCGCTGGTCGACCCTGCCGGTGCGGGCCGCGGCCGTGGTGCTGTCGCTCGTGGTGTCCGCGGGAGCCGTCGTGGACGTCTACCGCATAGGCGACTCGGGGGCCAAGGCCGCGTGGCACGGCGGCTTCTCCAAGACGGCGACCGGCACCGACGGCGACAGCCGCTGA
- a CDS encoding Asp23/Gls24 family envelope stress response protein, protein MTTQTAPVAKDMSTPRNGETSRATTSVSDGRAGIDQPAANRGRTSIADIVVLKVAGIAAREIPGVYDMGGGLSRTVGAVRDRVPGGRPNVGRGVKVEVGERQTAIDLDLVVEYGAPVMDVAQDVRENVIAAVERITGLEVVEANVTVNDVRLPEDEEDKEDKEDTSQQTGTRVE, encoded by the coding sequence ATGACCACACAGACCGCACCCGTCGCCAAGGACATGTCCACCCCTCGTAACGGTGAGACGTCCCGGGCCACCACGTCCGTGTCCGACGGCAGGGCCGGGATCGACCAGCCGGCCGCGAACCGTGGCCGCACCTCCATCGCCGACATCGTCGTCCTGAAGGTGGCCGGCATCGCCGCCCGGGAGATCCCGGGTGTGTACGACATGGGCGGTGGCCTGTCCCGCACCGTCGGCGCCGTACGCGACCGGGTGCCCGGTGGCCGTCCCAACGTGGGACGGGGCGTGAAGGTCGAGGTCGGCGAGCGGCAGACCGCCATCGATCTCGACCTCGTCGTCGAGTACGGGGCACCCGTCATGGACGTGGCACAGGACGTCCGGGAGAACGTCATCGCCGCGGTGGAGCGCATCACCGGCCTGGAGGTCGTCGAGGCCAACGTCACGGTCAACGACGTCCGGCTGCCGGAGGACGAGGAGGACAAGGAGGACAAGGAGGACACCTCGCAGCAGACCGGGACCCGGGTGGAGTGA
- a CDS encoding DUF4142 domain-containing protein yields the protein MGTLFVGGALTLTLGALAYPSMLGVSQAATAQDRIIAQTQWGPLTEQDRDFVVKVRAAGLWEYPLGQVALQKGTTPEVKEAGKHLIDGHAALDAACRKIAPMLNVTIPNVASPQQVGFVNTIESSSGQQFDTNFANILRVTHGSIFNAISKIRSTTKNSLVRSLADMANDTVLDHMTVMEKTGFVNFDQALFMQTTPPKLPSSDLTPPAPQPGAPMVVLTPPPNPTSTPLAVPGENANGATPAAGAGATPTPTVG from the coding sequence ATGGGAACGCTGTTCGTGGGCGGAGCCCTCACTCTCACTTTGGGCGCTCTCGCGTACCCGTCCATGCTGGGTGTCAGCCAGGCTGCGACCGCACAGGACAGAATCATCGCCCAGACGCAGTGGGGCCCGCTGACCGAGCAGGACCGCGACTTCGTCGTCAAGGTGCGGGCGGCGGGCCTGTGGGAGTACCCGCTGGGACAGGTTGCCCTGCAGAAGGGCACCACCCCGGAGGTGAAGGAAGCCGGAAAGCATCTGATCGACGGACACGCGGCCCTGGACGCCGCCTGCCGCAAGATCGCCCCGATGCTCAACGTCACCATCCCGAACGTGGCGAGCCCGCAGCAGGTCGGCTTCGTGAACACGATCGAGTCGAGCAGCGGCCAGCAGTTCGACACGAACTTCGCCAACATCCTGCGCGTGACGCACGGTTCGATCTTCAACGCGATCTCGAAGATCCGCTCCACCACCAAGAACTCGCTGGTGCGGTCGCTGGCCGACATGGCCAACGACACGGTGCTCGACCACATGACGGTCATGGAGAAGACCGGCTTCGTCAACTTCGACCAGGCCCTCTTCATGCAGACCACTCCGCCGAAGCTGCCCAGCAGCGACCTCACTCCGCCGGCCCCGCAGCCCGGCGCGCCGATGGTCGTGCTCACCCCGCCGCCGAATCCGACGTCGACGCCGCTCGCGGTTCCCGGCGAGAACGCGAACGGCGCCACCCCGGCCGCGGGCGCGGGCGCGACCCCGACACCGACCGTGGGTTAG
- a CDS encoding LAETG motif-containing sortase-dependent surface protein, with protein MSIARRVTLRRLLGTGAATLAFSAALASVASASDCPGGKGWEDGGSYKPGTGAGSKTETDRCEFSLDGKNFFASVKVDDLNLKPTDDGKVHVKVRAAGDASTCTASLASYRAHGPTFATSGEQVFHDFDTVTVKAGAVDSLDISIPDVGCYAQIDLYRGNTKFDGKLDAKDGLPHGDLPKGPDHPVIKDKLIAAWNGGTKDCTTTQTTPPATPPASESTPPASESTPPASESTPPASESTPPASETPSTSTPTPSASESTTTPGAPTPNGGGGDNLAETGASSNTPLIAGGAAVLLAGGAGIVLATRRRKASRA; from the coding sequence ATGTCCATAGCGAGACGTGTCACCCTGCGGCGGCTGCTGGGGACGGGCGCCGCGACGCTCGCCTTCTCCGCTGCTCTCGCCTCCGTCGCCTCGGCATCCGACTGCCCCGGCGGCAAGGGCTGGGAGGACGGCGGAAGCTACAAGCCGGGTACGGGCGCCGGCTCGAAGACCGAGACCGACCGCTGCGAGTTCTCCCTCGACGGCAAGAACTTCTTCGCCTCGGTCAAGGTCGACGACCTGAACCTGAAGCCGACCGACGACGGCAAGGTCCACGTCAAGGTCCGCGCGGCGGGCGACGCGTCCACCTGCACGGCCTCTCTCGCGTCCTACCGCGCGCACGGCCCGACGTTCGCCACCTCCGGCGAGCAGGTCTTCCACGACTTCGACACCGTGACCGTCAAGGCCGGCGCCGTCGACTCCCTCGACATCTCGATCCCGGACGTCGGCTGCTACGCGCAGATCGACCTCTACCGGGGCAACACGAAGTTCGACGGCAAGCTGGACGCCAAGGACGGCCTTCCGCACGGCGACCTCCCCAAGGGCCCGGACCACCCGGTCATCAAGGACAAGCTGATCGCGGCCTGGAACGGCGGCACGAAGGACTGCACGACCACGCAGACGACGCCTCCGGCGACCCCGCCTGCCTCGGAGAGCACTCCGCCGGCCTCGGAGTCGACCCCGCCTGCCTCGGAGTCCACCCCGCCGGCCTCCGAGAGCACGCCTCCCGCCTCGGAGACCCCGTCGACGTCCACCCCGACCCCGTCGGCCTCGGAGTCCACGACGACTCCGGGTGCGCCCACCCCCAACGGTGGCGGCGGCGACAACCTCGCCGAGACGGGCGCCAGCAGCAACACCCCGCTGATCGCGGGCGGTGCGGCGGTGCTGCTCGCGGGTGGCGCGGGCATCGTGCTCGCCACGCGTCGCCGTAAGGCCTCGCGCGCCTGA
- a CDS encoding DUF6479 family protein: MSTATFVLAASSSEVLNVIAAFAGGLFIAGALVWAVVFGMRVQDRELPRPLDKEQPHLPENGPIREMREMREPDELPVTVDEQERLMPYQLHHSGSRRGKDQHRKRWLPGSSGGFGSGGLGHV; the protein is encoded by the coding sequence ATGAGTACCGCGACGTTTGTCCTGGCGGCCTCGTCGAGCGAAGTACTCAACGTGATCGCCGCCTTTGCCGGTGGGCTGTTCATCGCCGGCGCGCTGGTGTGGGCCGTGGTGTTCGGCATGCGGGTCCAGGACCGGGAGCTTCCACGGCCGCTCGACAAGGAGCAGCCGCACCTTCCGGAGAATGGGCCGATCCGTGAGATGCGGGAGATGCGCGAGCCGGACGAGCTGCCGGTCACCGTGGACGAGCAGGAACGGCTGATGCCGTACCAGCTCCATCACTCGGGAAGCAGACGAGGAAAGGACCAGCACCGCAAACGCTGGCTGCCCGGATCCAGCGGCGGCTTCGGCAGCGGCGGCCTCGGCCACGTGTGA
- a CDS encoding class I SAM-dependent methyltransferase, with protein MDGQRYDVWASGAAYDRYMGRWSRAVAREFTAWLGRPGGLRWLDVGCGTGVLSAVVRERCRPDLVVGCDRSEGFVRAGRSGVVADAMALPVRDGAFDVAISGLTLNFLPDPVAAVTAMARAVRPGGALVAGYVWDYADGMRLLRLFWDTAAELDPAAAELDEGLRFPGCRPQPLHDLWTTAGLAEVIVRAIEVPTVFADFADLWGPFLAGQGPAPGYVTTLPPAARDDLREALRAAAPTAPDGSIPLSARAWAVRGRTP; from the coding sequence ATGGACGGACAGCGATACGACGTGTGGGCGTCCGGCGCCGCCTACGACCGTTACATGGGCCGCTGGAGCCGGGCGGTCGCGCGCGAGTTCACGGCCTGGCTCGGCCGTCCGGGCGGACTGCGGTGGCTGGACGTGGGATGCGGCACCGGGGTGCTGTCGGCGGTGGTCCGGGAACGCTGCCGGCCCGACCTGGTCGTGGGCTGCGACCGCTCCGAGGGCTTCGTCCGCGCGGGCCGGTCCGGGGTCGTGGCGGACGCCATGGCGCTGCCCGTCCGGGACGGCGCCTTCGACGTGGCGATCAGCGGTCTGACCCTGAACTTCCTGCCGGACCCCGTGGCGGCGGTCACCGCGATGGCCCGCGCGGTCCGGCCGGGCGGCGCTCTGGTGGCCGGGTACGTCTGGGACTACGCCGACGGGATGCGCCTGTTGCGCCTCTTCTGGGACACCGCCGCCGAACTCGACCCGGCCGCAGCCGAGTTGGACGAGGGCCTGCGGTTCCCCGGCTGTCGCCCCCAGCCGCTGCACGACCTGTGGACGACCGCGGGACTCGCCGAGGTGATCGTGCGTGCGATCGAAGTCCCCACCGTCTTCGCCGACTTCGCCGACCTGTGGGGCCCCTTCCTGGCCGGCCAGGGCCCCGCGCCGGGCTATGTCACCACCCTCCCCCCGGCCGCCCGGGACGACCTGCGCGAAGCCCTGCGCGCGGCCGCCCCCACCGCCCCCGACGGTTCGATCCCCCTCTCGGCACGCGCCTGGGCCGTACGCGGACGAACCCCGTGA
- a CDS encoding DUF4328 domain-containing protein → MSENTVRPAVHSARGSARLAVAGLGLAGAAYALRAVWDIRLAVAGEPASGPPNQGEGRHRPLNALEDSYHLVSTAGGLLTLVCAALFIGWLGRMRDNARALSGERPRYSGIWVYAAWIVPIANLWIPRGIVADIHHKSAPDRKLPVVVNVWWALWLVGMVTGVGLMYDGDTDDLIARAYHGVTTLLVADLAVVGAAVAGILMVRALTAVQLVHIED, encoded by the coding sequence GTGAGTGAGAACACCGTCCGGCCCGCCGTGCACTCGGCGCGTGGCTCCGCCCGCCTCGCCGTCGCCGGGCTCGGGCTCGCCGGTGCCGCCTATGCGCTGCGGGCCGTGTGGGACATCCGGCTCGCCGTCGCGGGGGAACCCGCCTCCGGTCCGCCGAACCAGGGCGAGGGCCGGCACCGGCCGCTGAACGCCCTGGAGGACTCGTACCACCTGGTCAGTACGGCCGGAGGCCTCCTCACGCTGGTGTGCGCGGCCCTGTTCATCGGCTGGCTGGGGCGGATGCGGGACAACGCGCGGGCCCTGTCCGGCGAGCGCCCGCGCTACTCCGGCATCTGGGTCTACGCCGCCTGGATCGTGCCGATCGCCAACCTGTGGATCCCGCGCGGCATCGTCGCCGACATCCACCACAAGAGCGCCCCGGACCGGAAGCTGCCCGTCGTCGTGAACGTGTGGTGGGCGCTGTGGCTGGTCGGCATGGTCACCGGCGTCGGCCTGATGTACGACGGCGACACCGACGACCTCATCGCCCGCGCCTACCACGGCGTGACCACGCTGCTGGTCGCCGACCTCGCCGTCGTCGGCGCGGCCGTCGCCGGGATCCTCATGGTGCGCGCGCTGACCGCCGTACAACTTGTGCACATCGAAGATTAG
- a CDS encoding dihydrofolate reductase family protein has protein sequence MSATYTFDVFSSLDGYAAAGGDWTGYWGKQGPELLDHRLALYCEEQRMVFGATTYRAFAQMLAESTEDSDVRDPWVTRMRNLPTTVVSTTLEGPLDWPDATVVSGDAVDVVARLKKESDVPLRSHGSLAMNRALMAAGLVDRVQVTLFPVITGRTGLDPVFQGAADFDLELLESRTLDGHTQELVYRPTLH, from the coding sequence ATGAGCGCCACCTACACCTTCGACGTCTTTTCCAGCCTCGACGGCTACGCCGCCGCCGGCGGCGACTGGACCGGCTACTGGGGCAAGCAGGGGCCCGAGTTGCTCGACCACCGGCTCGCCCTCTACTGCGAGGAGCAGCGGATGGTCTTCGGGGCCACCACCTACCGGGCGTTCGCGCAGATGCTGGCCGAGAGCACCGAGGATTCCGACGTGCGTGACCCCTGGGTCACCCGGATGAGGAACCTGCCGACGACCGTGGTGTCGACGACGCTGGAAGGCCCCCTCGACTGGCCGGACGCGACCGTCGTGAGCGGCGACGCCGTCGATGTCGTGGCGCGGCTCAAGAAGGAGTCCGACGTGCCGTTGCGTTCACACGGCAGCCTGGCGATGAACCGGGCGCTGATGGCCGCCGGTCTGGTCGACCGCGTGCAGGTCACGCTCTTCCCCGTCATCACCGGCCGGACCGGGCTCGACCCGGTCTTCCAGGGTGCCGCCGACTTCGATCTGGAGCTGCTGGAGAGCCGGACGCTCGACGGTCACACCCAGGAGCTCGTCTACCGGCCCACCCTTCACTGA
- a CDS encoding luciferase domain-containing protein: MTLAERALERLEAWSDLSTGLPSCGAGLALRSGHSEIVHFHPGRDVDLHLTEPAIRRFHDDLQESTAVRLLPGSRWVTVHLDCETDVDLLMSLVSMALKAHQAGPRPVGPAACNFHRVTVVPRDSPFVPIRR; the protein is encoded by the coding sequence ATGACTCTGGCCGAGCGCGCCCTGGAGCGCCTGGAGGCGTGGTCCGACCTCAGCACGGGCCTGCCCAGCTGCGGAGCCGGGCTGGCGCTGCGCTCCGGGCACAGCGAGATCGTGCACTTCCACCCGGGGCGGGACGTGGATCTGCACCTCACCGAACCGGCCATCCGCAGATTCCACGACGACCTCCAGGAATCGACGGCGGTCCGGCTACTGCCGGGCTCCCGCTGGGTCACCGTCCACCTCGACTGCGAGACCGACGTCGACCTGCTGATGAGCCTGGTCAGCATGGCCCTGAAGGCCCACCAGGCGGGGCCCCGGCCCGTCGGCCCGGCCGCATGCAACTTCCACCGGGTCACCGTGGTCCCCCGGGACTCCCCTTTCGTCCCGATTAGGCGATAA